One Silene latifolia isolate original U9 population chromosome 4, ASM4854445v1, whole genome shotgun sequence DNA segment encodes these proteins:
- the LOC141651534 gene encoding protein FAR1-RELATED SEQUENCE 3-like, with protein MLKDGLIRNSLHNKKLLPRLSTPLALEKHSSEIYTPTIFGEFQKEVEAAFYSCGVGDKEKDKTYPILYTDIIDQVRNKTYKVGFKKDDVSVVCTCKKFERHGILCRHALCVFKDRGIQKVPSDYLLSRWSKLATCQPIVGPNGQLYADCTSMDSPGHCDELLGILREFKERVKITPDESGNTGIAKVKDKNAEIGMVLGTNIPSEIKVLPPRQCKNKGSGKRLISQRERAGEVNKKALRKCRACGEMANHDSRNYDRRTTDNE; from the exons ATGCTCAAAGATGGACTCATTCGAAACTCGTTGCACAATAAAAAACTCCTTCCCCGGTTATCGACTCCATTAGCCCTAGAAAAGCATTCATCAGAAATCTACACTCCAACAATTTTCGGCGAGTTTCAAAAGGAAGTCGAAGCAGCTTTCTATTCATGTGGTGTTGgggataaagaaaaagataaaaccTATCCAATTCTATACACAGATATCATAGATCAAGTTCGAAACAAAACGTATAAGGTTGGTTTTAAGAAGGATGATGTTTCAGTGGTATGCACTtgcaagaagtttgaaagacATGGAATACTCTGTCGACATGCTCTGTGTGTCTTTAAAGATCGGGGAATTCAGAAAGTTCCAAGTGACTACTTGCTTAGTCGGTGGAGCAAACTAGCAACTTGCCAGCCAATCGTCGGCCCTAATGGCCAGTTGTATGCTGATTGTACATCAATGGAT AGTCCTGGGCATTGTGATGAGTTGCTTGGTATTTTGCGTGAGTTCAAGGAAAGGGTAAAAATTACCCCTGATGAAAGTGGAAATACTGGTATTGCAAAGGTAAAGGACAAGAATGCTGAAATTGGGATGGTTTTAGGAACAAACATTCCTAGTGAGATTAAGGTTTTGCCTCCAAGGCAGTGCAAAAACAAAGGCTCGGGAAAAAGGCTGATCTCACAAAGAGAACGAGCTGGGGAAGTGAACAAGAAAGCGCTAAGAAAATGCAGGGCCTGTGGGGAGATGGCGAACCATGACAGTAGGAATTATGACCGAAGGACAACCGACAATGAGTAG